In Chitinophaga oryzae, the sequence GATACAGCCATGGCTGAAAGAACGTTTGTTTTCCCCGAAAAGATAACGTGCAGGCGTATCATGCAGATAGATGTTATACTCGTTGGGGAACAGGAATTTCACCTTGCCCAGGGAGTTTCTGCCGCCGGGGCGTTGTCTTACCACATAGGGGAAATTACCACCGGAATATTTGCTGAAGTTGATGGAGCCTGGCGGGATCACTTTGCCGCTGGCGCCTACGATCTCCATGTTCTGACGGGCCAGGTAGCCGCCGCCGCTGCGTTTAAGGCCGGGCAACACCTCTTTGGCCAGGATGCCCGGAGGTACGTTCCAGTAAGGGCTGAACACGATATAACGCAGGTCTTTGGAGAATACCACGGTATTGGCGCCGGGTTTGCCTACCACTACATTACAGCTCCAGTCCAGTTTCCCTTTATCGTACACATACATGGTAAAGGCGGGGATGTTTACCAGGATATAGTCTGTAGTGGGCTCCAGCGGTACCCAGCGGGAGCGTTCCATGTTCACCAGTATCTGGCGGATGCGTTGCTGTAAAGGCACGTTCAGCGCGTCGGCCGTCGTTTGTTTGATGATACCATCCACTTTCTGGCCCATCCGTGCCTGGTAAGTGCGAACGGCGCTGTCCAGCTCCGGTGTAAACCGGCTGCTGCTGTCGTTGACAGCGAGGTCGCCCAGTGCTGCCAGTTTATTTTTTACAGCGACGATGACCGCGGAGGAATCTCCTTTTTTGAAGGTAGCCTTTGCTGCCAGGCGAACGGAATCCCATTTCGTTGAGGCTTCAAGGTTAGCCAGCTTTTTCAGTTCGCTGCGCAGCAGTTTGTACTGGCGGTTCACCGGTTCATCTTCTTCAAAAGCATTGGACTTCTTGCGGACTACCGAGTCCAGCAGGCTTTCCATATCAATCTTTTTACGGGGAATGAACCATTCGAGGTCTTTGGCCGAATCGGCAGTGAGGCCGCCCCATACCTTATTGCCATAGGCAAAGAACTGGGCGGTGAGCAGCATTTCGAGGCGCGGGCGGGCCGTATCGGCAATGCGGAGCCCGGCGTCGCTGAGCAGCAGGGTGTCGGTAAGCTGCTGCAGCTCGGGGTTGAGCAGGCTGCTGTCTTTAATACCATAGGAAGCGTCGTTTTTCATCATGTTGATGAAGTTGGCCGCCTGTTCTGTCAGCGAATCCTTATTGATCCAGGCATAGTGATACCCCCGTTTCTGGTAGAAGTTCCGGATGTATTCATCATACGGGTCAAAGTTAGTGTTCGTTGCCAGGAATTTGTTGAGCAGGTTACTATCCAGCGACTCTTCAATATACGCTTCTTTAGTGTAATGTGTAGTATCTCTGATTTTCAGCCTTTTTCGAAAGCCTCCGTTTTGCTGGCAGGCAGCAAAGATAATGAGGGCCAATAAAGACAGGGCGGTGTAAAAATGTACCTTCATAAAGTGTAATGGATGTGATTAAGAAACAAGAACAAACATGACAATAAACAGTATGGGATGGGTACTGTTCGATGACATAAATGTATGAAATATATACAGTTTGAACCGGGGTTTGGGATTTAACAATTTTAAAATTTGGTTATTTAAATATTTGAGGCGGCAGGGCGCCTGCACATCTCAAATTTCTAAATAACCAAATTTCTAAATATCAAAATTATAATTTGATCTCTTCATCATTAGCGTCGAAGAAGCGATATTCAGTCAGGTGATAGTTGGAGTCTGCCTTCAGTTTAATCCATTTTTTGTATTGGAAATACCATTTCCACTGTTTGGATGTCAGGAATCCTTTGGTCAGGTAAGCGTGCAGGATCGGGTGTACGCGGATGGTCAGTCCTTTGTGCTGGTGGTTCAGGAGGTATTGCAAGTTTTTCTCGATATCTTCCAGGATCAGCATGGAAGCGCCTATTTTACCGGTACCGCGGCAGGTGGGGCAATCTTCGGCTACGGAGATGGTGATTTCCGGTTTTACACGCTGGCGGGTGATTTGCATCAGCCCGAATTTGGAGATAGGGAGAATGGTGTGTTTAGCCCTGTCCTGCGCCATGAATTTCTCCATGGCTTCGAAAACGGTCTTTTTGTTTTCCGGCAGCTTCATATCGATAAAGTCGATAATGATAATGCCGCCGAGATCGCGCAGTCGCAGCTGGCGGGCAATTTCCGCCGCAGCTTCCAGGTTGGACGCGAGGGCGTTTTGTTCCTGGTTGTTGCTGGAGCTTTTGTATCCGCTGTTGACGTCTATTACATGGAGGGCTTCCGTAGCTTCGATGATAAGGTATACGCCGCTGTCGAGGTTGACGGTTTTTCCGAAGGAAGCCTTTACCTGGCGGGTGATGCCGAAGTTATCGAAGATGGGAGAGCCGTTATTATAGTAGTTAACGATGTCCTGTTTTTCCGGGGCGATCTTCTGGATATAGGTTTTGGTATCCGTATAGATGTTTTTATCGTTGATCACGATCCGGTTGAAGCTTTCGTTGAGCAGGTCGCGGAGAATACTGGTGGTTTTGGTTTGCTCGCTCAGTATTTTCTGGGGAGCCTGTGCGCCGTTCAGGTTGGACTGAATATTTTTCCAGGTTTGAACGAGCGTGGTCAGATCTTCGTGCAGTTCAGCTGTTTTCTTTCCTTCCGCGGCAGTCCGTACAATCACGCCGAAATTTGGCGGTTTGATGGCTTCCACGATTTTCTGCAGTCTTTTTCTTTCTTCGGAAGAATGGATTTTTTTGGAAACCGCAACAATATCATTAAAGGGAGTTAACACGATGAATCTTCCGGGAAGAGAAATTTCGCAGCTCAGGCGGGGGCCTTTGGAAGAAATGGGTTCTTTCAGGATCTGTACGAGGATATTGGGTTTACCGCCCAGTACGTCGGTTATTTTGCCGGTCTTGACTATTTCCGGTTCATTTTTAAACTTAGTGAAATCAAATCCTTCAGGGGTTTTATCGCTGATGGCAGTTGCAGTAAATTTAAGAATGGAACGGATATAGGGGCTGAGATCCGTATAATGTAAAAAGGCATCCTTTTCGAAGCCTACGTCCACAAATGCAGCATTCAAGCCGGGTATCAGCTTTTTCACTTTGCCCAGGTACAAATCGCCTACTGCGAAGTTGGGATTGCCACTTTCGTGATGCAGTTCCACTAACTTTTTATCTTCCAGTAACGCAATTTCCACCCCTGTGGGAGCCGCATTTATAATAAGTTCCTTATTCAAGCGTCCAAAATTTTAACCTTTAAAACTTCACCTTTTATGCTATGCACACAGCTATGTAAGAACAGCTTACTGCATACCAAACAATAGCTCACTATAAAGTTAGCATATTCTTCACCGATGTGATGATGGATTGCTTAAGGGTTCAGCGATCACTGCAGGCAAATGTCCGGGGATCTGGTTGCGGGATCTATGGAAACAACCTGCATGACTCAGGCAATTTAAGATAATTGCCAGAATCATGCAGGGTATATGAAAATTTTTTATCCGACCACCGCGCCGGGTAATACCTAATTAGTATAAATGGCGGGAAACTGGAGTAATTATTTCTTCTTACTTTTATGCCGGTTCTTTCTCAGTCTTTTTTTACGCTTGTGAGTGGCAATTTTATGTCTTTTTCTTTTCTTACCGCAAGGCATACGCTTATACGTTTTTAAATGATGGAAAAAATAAAATATTATTGAATGCTCTTAATATAGCTGTCTACTTCTTTCTTCAGCTCCGGATCGGTCATCGCCTGTTTGCTTTTCTCAAACAGCGCAATTGCTTTCTGCTTGTCACCTTTGCTTCTGTAGGATTCTGCCAGTACAAACAGTACTTTGGCATTGTCCGGATGTTTCTGCATCACGCCTTCCAGTCTTTCGATAGCTTTATCATACTGGCCTGATGTAATGGCCAGGTTCGCTAAAGTAACCTGTGCGTCGATATTATCAGGATTTTTGGCTACGACTTCCCTTAATTTGGCAACCCCTGTCATCGGTTCGCCGGTGTTCATATACACCATGGCCTGTGATATCTTCAGGGTGTCGTTGGCCGGATTCAGCTGAATCGCCTGGTCAAACAGACTGATCGCTTGTTCGGCTTCCCATTTTGCTATTCGTGGGTCCTGAGCGTGTTGCAGGTGAGCCAGAAACAAATTGGCTGCAAAGGTGAGGCTTTTTTCGGAATTTTCCAACTTGGCGGCTTCTCCGAGATAATGAGCCGCTACGGGCAACTGGTTGAGGCTGTCCCAGGTATTGTACAATTGTTTGTACGCAGCTATCTGCTGGGCTTTCACGTCCCCGCGTACAACATTGGTTTCAATCGTGTTGATCAATAATAACTTTTCAGCAGGAATTTTCCCTTTAGCCGTTTCCAATAGCTCGGAAAAGGCAATAGGCTCTACACCCTGACCGCCCTGCATAGGAGCAGCAGTTGACATAGCTTGCTTTTCTGACCGG encodes:
- a CDS encoding tetratricopeptide repeat protein; the encoded protein is MSTAAPMQGGQGVEPIAFSELLETAKGKIPAEKLLLINTIETNVVRGDVKAQQIAAYKQLYNTWDSLNQLPVAAHYLGEAAKLENSEKSLTFAANLFLAHLQHAQDPRIAKWEAEQAISLFDQAIQLNPANDTLKISQAMVYMNTGEPMTGVAKLREVVAKNPDNIDAQVTLANLAITSGQYDKAIERLEGVMQKHPDNAKVLFVLAESYRSKGDKQKAIALFEKSKQAMTDPELKKEVDSYIKSIQ
- a CDS encoding Rne/Rng family ribonuclease; this translates as MNKELIINAAPTGVEIALLEDKKLVELHHESGNPNFAVGDLYLGKVKKLIPGLNAAFVDVGFEKDAFLHYTDLSPYIRSILKFTATAISDKTPEGFDFTKFKNEPEIVKTGKITDVLGGKPNILVQILKEPISSKGPRLSCEISLPGRFIVLTPFNDIVAVSKKIHSSEERKRLQKIVEAIKPPNFGVIVRTAAEGKKTAELHEDLTTLVQTWKNIQSNLNGAQAPQKILSEQTKTTSILRDLLNESFNRIVINDKNIYTDTKTYIQKIAPEKQDIVNYYNNGSPIFDNFGITRQVKASFGKTVNLDSGVYLIIEATEALHVIDVNSGYKSSSNNQEQNALASNLEAAAEIARQLRLRDLGGIIIIDFIDMKLPENKKTVFEAMEKFMAQDRAKHTILPISKFGLMQITRQRVKPEITISVAEDCPTCRGTGKIGASMLILEDIEKNLQYLLNHQHKGLTIRVHPILHAYLTKGFLTSKQWKWYFQYKKWIKLKADSNYHLTEYRFFDANDEEIKL
- a CDS encoding L,D-transpeptidase family protein yields the protein MKVHFYTALSLLALIIFAACQQNGGFRKRLKIRDTTHYTKEAYIEESLDSNLLNKFLATNTNFDPYDEYIRNFYQKRGYHYAWINKDSLTEQAANFINMMKNDASYGIKDSSLLNPELQQLTDTLLLSDAGLRIADTARPRLEMLLTAQFFAYGNKVWGGLTADSAKDLEWFIPRKKIDMESLLDSVVRKKSNAFEEDEPVNRQYKLLRSELKKLANLEASTKWDSVRLAAKATFKKGDSSAVIVAVKNKLAALGDLAVNDSSSRFTPELDSAVRTYQARMGQKVDGIIKQTTADALNVPLQQRIRQILVNMERSRWVPLEPTTDYILVNIPAFTMYVYDKGKLDWSCNVVVGKPGANTVVFSKDLRYIVFSPYWNVPPGILAKEVLPGLKRSGGGYLARQNMEIVGASGKVIPPGSINFSKYSGGNFPYVVRQRPGGRNSLGKVKFLFPNEYNIYLHDTPARYLFGENKRSFSHGCIRVAEPKHLAEWLLRADSAWTEKKIDEAMNAGKEKYATVKNKVPVFIVYFTAFVDSKGKLNFRDDVYGHDARLAATLFGSNEPKPAKGPEESAEKY